In Mucinivorans hirudinis, the DNA window TAAAAAATCAATCAATACTCTTATATTTAGCTCAATACATCTCATTGTCGTCCTTCGCCAAGACATAATCTGTTTTACTCCTCCATCTTCGCTCCGTACCCATATCCGTAAGAGTATCCATAACCATAAGATCCATAACCATATATCTTGCTACGCATCTTCGAGTCAGTGATGAGTATGTTAAGGTTGTTGAATCGTTTCTCTTGGTATTGACGTTCCATTTCGGGCAGGTATCTGCGGTCAATTTTTCCGGAACGCATCACATAGAGCGTGAAATCGACTACACGATTAATGATTTGTGTATCGACAATCAGGGGTGCCGGTGGATTGTCCAGCAATATGTAGTCGTACATTGGGCGCAAATCATCAATAAATTTATCAAACTCCGGCGAGGTAAGCAATGATGGAACGGAAGCTACTTTTGCACCTCCCGGTATGAAGTCTACTCCGCTGCCCAACACTCCGCTCAGGACAACATCCGACAACTTGTCCACCTTACCCAACAGATAGTTCGTCACCCCCGCTCTTCCTCCCAGTGAGAGGTTTTTCGAGAGCGTTGCCTTGCGTAAGTCCATATCAATGAGCAGTACGCGCTTGTTTATAAACGATAGAGATAGTGCTAAGTTTGTGGATACAAATGTTTTGCCCTCTCCCTTGACGGTGGAGGTGGAGGCGATAACCATCGCTCCCGGCTTTGTTCTTTTGAACGAAAAGTCAATGTTTCCCCTGAGGATTTGGAACGCTTCGGACATCACATCGTGCCCCCCCCTCTTAACGACTACATCATCTTTTTGTTTCTTGCTCTTTCTGGGCAACTCGTTGAGCACGGGTATTGTCGTATAAGCCTCCACATCCTTGCGTCCGCGCACCTTCACATCGAGCATTATTATGAGGAAAATAACTGCAAAGGGCAGAGCGAATCCTCCGATAATGCTAACTGCTGCAAAGAGTATTAACCTTGGCGCAATCGGATTAGGCGGCCCGTCAGCCGCATCGACAACTCGAGCCTCGGGTATGGTTATCGCAAGATTCAGAGCATTCTCCTCGCGCTTATTGAGCAGGTATAGATACAACTCCTCCTTGATTTTTTGCTGGCGAACGATACCGGCAACATCCTTCTCTTTGGTGGGCACCGAGGCGATTCTGCGGTTAGACAAGTTCTCCTCGTTTCGTATGTTTTGTTGCTTAATTTTCAGCGAATTAACGGTGTTATTAATAGCCTGAATAATGGTCATTTTCAGTGCTGAAAGTTGAGTGCGCCCATCCACAACAAGAGGATTGTTCTCTCCCGAGGATTCGAGCATCTTATCAAGTTTGAGGCGAAGCTCATTGTAGGAGTCAATTTGACTGTCCACACCGAGGTTCTGCGCACCTGAAACTCTAGGAATCAAGGCATTGGCATTGATAGGGTCAAGCAGATAATCCTTGATATAATTAGCCATAGCTATCTGGTTTTCAACCTCAGCCGCATCGCGACGAATTTCGTTACTGGTCTGCATATACATATTTGCAGCCGCGCTGAAATCCAAAACGTTACTCTGTTGCTTATAGTCTGCAATGTCCGTATCAACCCCCTCGAGGTCTTTGCTCAGCTTTGCCAGACGCTCCATAATGAATATGTCGGTATTACGGGCTATTCGGTTTTTATCCATTATCGACTCCGTGTTGTACTCCGCAATAAGGGTGTTCAATACGGCAGTAGCACGTTGGGGAGATTGGTCGATAAAGGATAGATTGACCACGGAGGAAACCTTATCGGCACGCGCAACGGTCAGTCGAGAGCTGAAGTCCAACTGAGCTTTCGCTACCGATGTAACGGCAACATTCACCTCCTTACCCACGAATTTTTCAGCGGATATGGTCGGTTTTATTTCGATTAAAACATTTCTAATGAGGACAGTATCGCCAAATTTTTTCTCAATACTCACTCTCGTTTCATTCTCGTCAATATAGGATAGTTGAAAGGCTTCACTGTTTTTAGGCGTGACAGTAAAACTTACCGGATTATTACTTTGCTCGGATTCCGCAACATTTTTCACAACTATAGGAGTTTCCTCTCCATATATGTCCAGCTTTCTGAAGCGTCCCATATAAGAGTACGAAACATTTAAGTCCAACTTTTGGACAACGGTACGCATCAATGAGGCTGAGCGTAGAATAAATATCTCGTTATCAACCAACGAACTCGTGGAAGAGAGCAGCCCCAAATCGGCAAATATGGCAGCTTCACCTTGTCCGCTTCCGCTCTTATCTTTGAGCATAATGGAGGCTTGACGCTTGAAAACAAGCGGTGATTTTACATATAAGTATCCGCCAAGCAAAAGAGCCACCAATAGTGATACGGCAAACCAATACCAGTTGGCAAGAACCAGTTCTACTACCTGTCTGGCTGTAAGGCTTTTTGGATCTTGCTCATTGTTTATTTTATTCTCAACCATTATCTTACATTTACTAATATTAACGTAGTTATTGTTACCGCCAGCGAAGCTATCGATGTTATCAGCGGAAGAAGCTGACGGTCTGAACTTTGATTCACCTTGGTTTGGTTAGGGCGGACATATATCACATCGTTGGGATGTATGTAGTAGTAAGGTGAATTCATAAAATCTACCGAACGCATATCCACCTGCGCTATGACTCTTGTTCCGTTCGACTCTCTGATTATAATAACGTCCCTCTCGGCATTGATATTCAAATCCCCTGCCATACTCAGAGCTTCAATCAGCGTAACGCGTTCAGAGTCTACCGAATATGTGTTGGGACGAGCACTCTCGCCGAGTACCGAAAATTTGAAGTTGAGCAGCGCAACCGAGACCGTAGGGTCTGTAAGGTATTGTTGTTCGATTAGTTTATTTTCAATTAGTTTCGAGAGCTCACTTTTGGTTTTGCCGGCAACAAGAATTTCTCCAAGCATCGGGAATTGAATATAACCCTGCTGCGACACCAAGTAGCCGCGGTCGGTCAGGCGCAAAAGATTTTGCCCACTCGAAGCTCCCTGAGTAGAGAGTATCGGTAAAACCTTATTGAAGGGTCTGGCTGCTTCGGCTTCTTTGCTCGATACCGTAATTGCGAGGATATCATCGCGCTGGATTTTGCTTTCGTAATCCTGAGCCATAGCTATCGATTGGTCTATTTTTGCGTTCTGGAAATAGAGCACATCCTGAGTGGAACGACATCCCACAACTAGGATTGTCGCCACAATTAATGGTATTAATCTATTCATTTGGATTGAATTATTGCGCAAAGGTACTAAAATTATTCCGAATAATTGGAATTGTGAAGCGATAAAAATCATTATTATTTTTCACTGTTTGGAAGCACCCTTGGCTCAACCATTTTACAGAATAGCCATTGCAATGGCGGCACAAGCTTGGGCATCGGCAAGTGCGTGGTGGTGGCACGTGAGGTCGAATCCGCAGTGGGCACTTACCGTATGTAGCCGGTGGTTGGCAAGATTGGGAAATGCACGCCGTGCCGCGCGGCAGGTACAGTGGAAGGTATAGTTGGGGTACGGCATCCCGTATAGTTCGAATACCGCCTTGAGACATCCTTGGTCGAAGGGGCTGTTATGAGCCACCAACGGCAGACCCTCGATGAGGGGTGCTACCTCTGCCCAAACCTCGTTGAAGGGGCGTTCGTGTTCCGTATCGCTGAAGACTAGTCCGTGGACATCAACACAAAACTGCGCGTAATAGTTTGGTTGAGGGCGAATTAGCGAGTAGTAACTATCGCAAACAACACCCTCGCGCACCACGACAACTCCTACACTGCACACGCTTGAGCGCTTGCCGTTTGCCGTCTCGAAATCTAATGCTGCAAAATTTTTCATCGGGCACAAAAGTAACGTTATTTTCGACGGATACGAAATGGAGAGTCCGTTTCCTGCTTCAATAATTCATTTTCATTACTTTTCAACCCGATATCCATATATTTGAACTCTTTGATTGTCACCTCTAAAGTCTCATTTTTGCCCGCCGGCAACCGCCCGTGCCACGACCATCCCGTCCACCGCTGCCGAGACTATTCCGCCTGCATAACCGGCACCCTCGCCACAGGGATACAAACCCTTGACAACGGGGTGCTCAAAGCTCTCCCTATCACGCGGTATGCGCACCGGAGAGGAAGTCCGCGACTCGATACCGACCACCTGAGCCTCCTCGGTAATAAAACCGTGCATCTTCTTGTCGAACTCCCGAAAACCCCCTTTGAGTGCCTTTGCCATAAATTTGGGCAACCACTTGTCCATATCGCTCACCACAACACCCGGATGATATGAGGTGGGCAATGTTTCGTGTGATTTCTGCCCAAGAACGAAATCGGTAAGCAGCTGTGCCGGAGCTTTTTGTCCCGCACCGCCACCCTGCGCAAAGCCCATCATCTCTAACTGCTGCTGAAATTTCAGCCCCGCAAGCACCCCAAAATGCGGAATAAAATCGCGGTAATCCTCCTCTCGAATTTCGGTTACTATTCCCGAGTTTGCAAAAATATTGTTGCGTCCGCGGGGCGACATTCCGTTCACAACACACTCACCCTGCGAGGTTGCCGAGGGCACTATAAAGCCGCCCGGACACATACAGAAGCTATACACTCCGCGACCATTAACCTGAGCAACAAGTTGATAGCTCGCCGCAGGAAGATATTCACCCCTCTCTTGTTTATACTGAATCTTGTCGATGAGGCTCTGTTGGTGCTCCACCCTCACGCCCATAGCAAAGGGTTTCGCCTCCACAAGCACCCCCTTGCGGTGGAGAAGTTCGTAAACATCTCTCGCAGAGTGCCCCGTGGCGAGAATCACAGCCGCACCCTCTATCCTATTGCCCTGAGCATCAATTACGCCTCGTGCTCTGTTCTCTTCTATGATAATATCCTCCACTCGCGTGCCGAAGAGCACCACTCCGCCGTGGGTGGTGATAGTTTTTCGGATGTTTTCTATTATTTTGGGTAGGCAATCCGTACCGATATGGGGATGAGATTCATAAAGGATGCCTTCGTGCGCTCCGTGGGTGTGGAAAATTTCGAGGATTTTGCGGTTCGAGCCGCGCTTGCGCGAGCGTGTATAGAGTTTGCCATCGGAGTATGTCCCCGCCCCACCCTCGCCGAAGCAATAGTTCGAGTCGGGGTCTATTGCCTCGCCGCGGTTGATTGCCGCTATAGACAACTTGCGCGCGCTCACATCCTTACCACGCTCAACCACAATGGGTCGATATCCCATCTCAATCAACTCCAAAGCCGCAAAAAGACCCGCCGGACCTGCCCCCACAACAACTATCTCCGTCGCATTCTCTACGTTCGCATATTCGATTGGGGCAATCTGCTCCGGCTGTTCGTTGTCGATTCCAATCTCGACAAGGACATTGAAAATAACCTCTCCTCTCTTGCGAGCGTCAATGGATTTACGGATTATACGACAGTAGCTCAATTCGCTCTCACTCACGCCCGCAGCGCGCGCTGCCGCCTGAGCCATCGCTCGAGGGGACGATGCCTGTTCGGGTGTGATTTTTAACTCTATTTGCATTGTTTTATATTTTCAGCAGTGTAAATTACTTTTCTCTACTTTGTTTGGCGAATCATCGGCATCATCCCTTGTGTGGCATAGACTTTCATCAGCTCGCCCTCGGCGTAGATAAATAGTGCCTCGAGTGTTGCATCACTCTCAATCATCTGTTTTGCACCCTCCAACCCCGCCACCATACAGGCAGTAGCATACCCGTCGGCAATGGCGCAAGTTGGGGCTATGATGGTGGCAGAGAGAAGATTACTCTGTGCCGATTTACCCGTGCGGGGGTCTATGGTGTGAACAACTTTGTTGCCGGCATCATCAACGGCAAATTTGCGATAGTTGCCCGATGTTGCTAAACCTTTATTCGTAAACGATATAATGGCTTGTGTGTCTGCACCCGGCGAGTAGTTTCCCTCCTTGGGGCTATCTATGCTCACCGTCCAATCGCCACCATTGGCATTTTTACCGCGGCAGACAATCTCCCCGCCAACCTCAACCAAATAGTCGCGAATACCCTTTTCTTCGAGTAACTCGCCAAGCAAATCAACCGAATAACCCTTGGCTATTGCATTGAAATCTAATTCTATACGCTCATCATCGCGAACTATCCGCCTATGCTCAATCCTCACCTTAGCCAGCCCCACCAGCGCCAGAGCAGAATCAATCTGCTCCTGAGTGACCACGCGCGCAGCGCCCTTTCCGCCAAAGCCATAGGCTGCTATCAAAGGGCGCAGAGTGGGCTCGAAAAGTCCGTGTGTTGCGCCGTTGATTTGTGTGGAAATATTGAAGCACTCCAAGAACCAATCGTCCAACTCAACATCCTCGCCCTCATTGATTTGCGAGATTAGCGAAGCGGGGTTATAGATTGAGAGTGAATTCTCGAAACGCTCGAAAAAATCGGTTATATCGGGTTGCAAATCCCGCTCTACGGAGTCCCTGTAAACAATGTGATAGGTCGTCCCCTCGGCAAAGCCGTCAATGGTAACGTAACGGCTCGGGCTCTCCTTTTTGGCACAAGCGAGCAGCGCAAGGAGTGAAAATATCAGTAACTTTTTCATACACGCAAGAATTTACTGTTTTTGAACATTATATATAGTAGTGCGAAAACTATCGAAACGCTGCCCAGTTCGAGTATAAAGGGATAGTAATCTCCCGTATATTGCTCCAAACCGTGCAAGAGCACTCGCGCCGTGCCGCGGAACAGACCAAGCTGCGAGACAACATAAGCCAAAATTGAATTTGTGCCGTAAATGCGCAACCAATCAATCCACTTATACCAACCCTTGACATCTGCCAACCAATAGAATAGCGCCAGCAATAGGAGCGAGTAGCCGCTACTGACCATCACCATAGAGCTTGTCCAAATGGGTTTAATCACCGGCAGCCACAACCCCCAAATCCAACCCGCAGCCACCGCAGCCACCCCCGCAAGAGCCAACCGCGCCGCCTTACCATTGCCGCTTGCTGCCGAATTTTTGAGGAAATCACCCGCCAACATCCCCGACATCACCGTTACAACAAAGGTGAGCGAGGAGATAATCCAAGTATAGAAATACCACGGCGAGAACTCCACTCCACCATCCTCAGTCCACTGTGCCCCATCTCGGAAGCCCCCCAACACGGCTCTATCCACACTTTCTGCATAGTTACCGGCTTGAGAGTAGTCCCCGCCCAAAGCCATCAAAGCCCAATAGAGCAGCAGCAGTGATGCTGCAATAAGATAGTTTGTGCGTGCGGAAAAGTTCAGGAAAAATATTGCCGAAAAGGCATAGCCTACGGCAATGGCTTGCAGGGTGTTACTAAAAAGTTTCCACTGAGAAGGGTCTAACGAGAGCAGATTGCCCTGCACCACCATACCAAACACCCAGAGCAACGCCACACGCTTGGCTATTCGCCAAGCAAACACACCCTTAGCCTGATTTTTGTATTTGGTGAGCGCAAAGGGAATCGTTACACCCGACATAAACATAAAGAGGGGCATCACCAAATCCCACGCCGTGAATCCCTCCCACGAGCAGTGGGTAAATTGGCTCTTGATAGCCACCAACCACTCTGCCTGTGGGGGAAACTTCATCAAGAGCGGACAGAATGCCACCAACATAAAGAGGTCAAACCCACGCAGCAGGTCGAGAGAGCGCAATCTTTGCATAGTTTTTCACAGGTTTGCTTTGTACGGTTATCAACCGCCACTTTTTCGCAAAGTTAGCAAAATTTCTTTGATTCGCTCCTCCGTTTTTTCACTTTCCATCAAGTGGCGCACCAAGCAGACGCTTTTCGCACCCGCATCCAATACCTCATTAATGTTATGAGGAAAAATTCCTCCGATGGCAACCACGGGAACGGGCGATAGCTCCACAACGCGGCGCAAGCTATCAAGTCCCACAGTAGGGTCGGGTTTTTCTTTGGTTGTTGTGGGAAAGATGGGTCCGAAACCGATGTAGGCGGGACGGTGGGCAAGTGCTGCCTGAGCCTGCTCGAGGGAGTGGGTCGAAAGCCCGATGGGCATATCGCCCACAATCTGCCGTGCAAGCTCAATGGGCATATCCTCCTGCCCGAGATGGAGCATATCAGCCCCGACTACCGCGGCAATATCTGCACGGTCGTTCACCACAAAGCGTGTGGCTGTGTTGCGCGTAACGCGGCGAATCTCCATTGCGGCGACAATCAACTCCCTGTCCGAGAGGTGTTTTTCGCGCAGTTGGAGGTAGCCGATACCTTGGCGAACACAAATCTGTGCTATCTCAGTGTAAGATAGCACAGCTTTGGTAATAATCACATAGAGCATTTTAGAGGGAGTCGCAAATCATCTGTGCCGCCTTCTTGCCCGAGAGTAGCATTCCCCCAAAGATTGGACCCATACGGAAGCTGCCGCTCACGCCGTTCGCCGCCATACCCGAGACAAACAGACCGGGGTAAATCTCCTTGGTATTCTCAACCGTGGTACGCTCCGCCTCTTCGATTGACAGGGAGCGTTCGCCGATGACCTCACCCGTGGGGGTATTGAGCCGCACACCATTTTTGCGCGCCACCAACCGTGCTATTGCGCAGTCGTGCCCCGTACCCTCGAGCACGGCTGTTGCCATAATCACCAGCGGGTCTACGTGCATCCCCTCGCGAATGACCGGTGCCCAGTTCACAACCAAGCCGGCAACCCTCTCATCTTTGAAGACCACATCCTCCACCGAGTAGCAATTAAAAATCGTTGCCCCCGCCCGCGTTGCCGCGTAGATAAGTGCGGCAGTGGCGTGCACCGAGTCCACCAAGTAGGCATCCCCCCGGTAGTGGCGATAACTCACCCCCAACTCCTCTAAAATAGGCAGGGCATCAGACTGAACCACAATGTCATTAAACATCATAGCTCCGCCCCACATACCACCTCCCGGAGCAAGTTTACGCTCAAATAGAGCCACGCGCCTGCCCGCCTTAGCCAAGTAATAGGCAGCCACAAGACCCGACGGACCACCACCCACGATGGCTACATCGAGCACAAGATTCCTTCGGAGTTTGTCGAAGTACGATTCGACAATGCCGGCAGATACAATTTTTTCCATACAATATTGATTTTGCGAGCCGACAAATAGAGGCTTTTTGCCGCGCCCTAGGTTCTTATTATTTCCCAGAAAAAAACATCCCTAACGGCAGCATTACCTGCATCAGGTTCAATGGGTATAATCTCAGCCGCCGCGCCACGCCCAGAAGAACGCACACCAACAGCACCCCTATAATAAGACGAGGTCAAAGGTACACAAATAAAGTGAAAAATGAGACCTTGCCGCGCAAATAATTTTTATGTAGAGGCTATTATATTGTCATCTTCACTCCAATGAATACCATTCGGGGAAATGCCGGACCATAGATGTAACCTGCATCACGAAGGGCGCCCTTGTCAATATCTCGCTGAAAGGAGTTCAGCATATTTTTCACTCCGCCGCTAAGTTGAATATTGAGCCCTGTACTAAAATTCAAATCATAGGCAAGACGTGTACCTAAATCCAAAAATTGAGGTGTCAGTGTCTGCGCGTCACTCTCGATATATCCGGCATAGTGCTGAACTAACATCTCTCCGGTGTAGTTGGCGGTCAGCGAAGCAGAAAAATTTTTGATAGGTATGTAGTTGAGAGCTATATAGCCATACTCGTCGGGCGAACGAAACATTCGTTGCTGTGGCTCTAGCTCCTCATTTTCAGACCATTTGAGAGGTTCTTTATAGCGACTACTTTGAATTGTAAATCCGGCATCGAGAATCAACTTTGGTGAAAATCCAATCTTTGCTTCCAGATTAACCCCTTTGATGATTGCTCCTGAGGCGTTGCGACGCTCAAGTAGTAGATTTCCCTTACTATCACGTCCATTCTCCACAAGAGTAAAGACATCATCCAAATCTGTATAAAACCCCTCTATCAAGAGGTTAGCCTGAATGCCTGCAAAACTATGATATAGGTCAACGGAGCCACTGATGCTCTGCGAGTATTCAGGGCGAAGATTGGGGTCAATGGAAATAATGGCAACCTCACCACCAACTGCTGCAACGTGCAAATCTTCCTCGTAAGCCTGCGGAGCACGGTAGCCACTTGCGTAGCTGGTGCGCAAGCCTACGGCTTCGATTGGGGTGTACCGTAAGTTTGCACGCGGGCTGAAAATCGCATTCCGCACCTTGTTGTGCTTGTCCAATCGTCCGCCAAGCAGAAGGCTAAACCGCTCACTCTGCCACTCGTTTTGCACGAATGCACCATAAGTGATGCTGCTCTGTTCGATGGTGCGATTGTATCCCAACATCTTGTCATTAAGAAAATTATTACTATACTCAGCACCTATTGTCAATTCCGATGGCATAAAGATGAGCCTGTTCAATCGGCAGGCATACTGTCCGCCGCCAATAAAAGTGAAGTCTTTGGTAGAGCCATAAGCGTCAAGGTTTTGATTAGTACCAAAGTAGCTTTGGCGGTCAATGTTTTGCAACGATGTATAGATGCTCAAGCGGTGTTTGTAATCCTCCGTAAAGAGGTCATATTTAACTCCTCCTCCATTGATGTTGTGGCGGAGCTGCTCGGCAACGTCAGCATCGTGTGGCGGACGCTCCAGTTTATTTCCACCGCGGCGATACTCTCTAATATGGTGGTACTCTGCTGTAAGGCGGGAAGATGAGGTTAGTTTGTAGTACCCCCTAAAACCGATTGTTTCGGACTCGACTGTGGGAATTTCAGAAAACCCATCGCCATCCCTATCATACGCATCACGATTTTTGACCATACCGAAAAGATAAATACCTGCTCGATAATCGTCAGTTACAAATGAGCCGTTTAGAGTTGTATTCACGTCTGCACCACCCTTGTCATAAAAGTTAGTGCTATTAGACAATGACACTGAATTACGCAGAGGCTCTTTGGTTATAATATTGACCACCCCACCGATAGCATTGCTCCCAAAGAGTGCAGAACCGCCACCACGGATAACCTCGACTCTCTCTATCATCGAAGCTGGCAACTGCTCCAATCCATAGACAGTTGCCAAGGAGCTGAAAATGGGACGAGAATCTAATAAAATTTGAGAGTACTGCCCCTCAAGTCCATTAATCCGTAGTTGTGGCACACCGCAATTAGAGCAGGTATACTCCACTCGTAGACCCGATTGGAAATTCATCACCTCAGCGACATTGTTTGATGCTGTACTCTCGAAGAGTTTGCCAGAAACAACATTAACAATGGTCGATGACTCTCGTTTGTTGGTCTCATTTCTGCTACCCGTTACCACCACTTGGTCGATAGCAATAAGCTGCGGGCGAAGTGATATCTTTATTTCGATAGTTTTATTTGGCTCAACATCAATCGGTTGCTCTATTGACTCATAACCTGTAAACGAGGCAAAGAGCGTATGTTTACCCAGAGGGAGATTTTTCAATAGAAAGTGTCCGGAACCATCCGAGAGCGCGCCAAAGGTTGTTCCTTTGATGCCGATTGATACGTAAGGGATGTGCTCGCCTGATTCCGAGTCAATTATGTGTCCGGTGATATGTGCATCTGTGCGAACCGCATTTTTGTTTTGCGCAGTCACTGCGCATATACCAATAAGGAGCAGTGCAACTACTCCTATAATATATGATTTCATTGTTTGATTTTGAATTGGTTGCTATTGTTTTTTTTAGAATAACTGAGAAACTGTCTAAATTTCGCTTTCCATAGCTCTTTCTTACAATTTCATCGTTATCACCCGCATAAAAAATCATCACATAAGTCAATTACACTTATGTTTTTGTTACGGGGTAAGAGGTGACCTTGAACAAAGCATCTGCCCGAAATTATCCTAGTTGTTCAATGCCGAGTCAATGAAACCGGAGGAGCTCTCAGAGACGAGAGCGGAATATAAAAAGTAATAATCCTTTCCTGCGATGGGTCATCACGAAAGACGGCACATTTGAGCAGAAACGGCGAAGCAACTACGGCAGCAACCAAGAAGATAAGATTCGAGAGCGAATCAATGGTATTAAGCGCCAACGTAGTGTGGCTGTGGGATGCAGTAGGGAGATATGGGTGCGAGTGGGTAATCCTTCCCCAATCGTAAGTATGGGTGTGAGAAAAGAGCGTAAGTGAAGCCCAGTAGCTTGCAAAGAGAGCTACGAGCAATACCGAAAATATCTTACGCAATTCTTTTCTTCTCATATCTTGGCACAAAGATAATATGAAATTTATTAAGAAATAGTAAATTTTGGTTTTGAACCATTTCTAAGGGGACTTCTAAAAATTAAACAAAAATGTGGAGGTTTCTTTTTTCGATGATATTTTTACACCTAGTCAGTGGCATATGGGTGTCGGGTTAATAACTTGACTTGCGGTTAAATCACTGAAAAAGAACCAATCAAAAAGTTATTTAACAA includes these proteins:
- a CDS encoding Tyrosine-protein kinase Wzc, whose amino-acid sequence is MVENKINNEQDPKSLTARQVVELVLANWYWFAVSLLVALLLGGYLYVKSPLVFKRQASIMLKDKSGSGQGEAAIFADLGLLSSTSSLVDNEIFILRSASLMRTVVQKLDLNVSYSYMGRFRKLDIYGEETPIVVKNVAESEQSNNPVSFTVTPKNSEAFQLSYIDENETRVSIEKKFGDTVLIRNVLIEIKPTISAEKFVGKEVNVAVTSVAKAQLDFSSRLTVARADKVSSVVNLSFIDQSPQRATAVLNTLIAEYNTESIMDKNRIARNTDIFIMERLAKLSKDLEGVDTDIADYKQQSNVLDFSAAANMYMQTSNEIRRDAAEVENQIAMANYIKDYLLDPINANALIPRVSGAQNLGVDSQIDSYNELRLKLDKMLESSGENNPLVVDGRTQLSALKMTIIQAINNTVNSLKIKQQNIRNEENLSNRRIASVPTKEKDVAGIVRQQKIKEELYLYLLNKREENALNLAITIPEARVVDAADGPPNPIAPRLILFAAVSIIGGFALPFAVIFLIIMLDVKVRGRKDVEAYTTIPVLNELPRKSKKQKDDVVVKRGGHDVMSEAFQILRGNIDFSFKRTKPGAMVIASTSTVKGEGKTFVSTNLALSLSFINKRVLLIDMDLRKATLSKNLSLGGRAGVTNYLLGKVDKLSDVVLSGVLGSGVDFIPGGAKVASVPSLLTSPEFDKFIDDLRPMYDYILLDNPPAPLIVDTQIINRVVDFTLYVMRSGKIDRRYLPEMERQYQEKRFNNLNILITDSKMRSKIYGYGSYGYGYSYGYGYGAKMEE
- a CDS encoding Polysaccharide export outer membrane protein produces the protein MNRLIPLIVATILVVGCRSTQDVLYFQNAKIDQSIAMAQDYESKIQRDDILAITVSSKEAEAARPFNKVLPILSTQGASSGQNLLRLTDRGYLVSQQGYIQFPMLGEILVAGKTKSELSKLIENKLIEQQYLTDPTVSVALLNFKFSVLGESARPNTYSVDSERVTLIEALSMAGDLNINAERDVIIIRESNGTRVIAQVDMRSVDFMNSPYYYIHPNDVIYVRPNQTKVNQSSDRQLLPLITSIASLAVTITTLILVNVR
- a CDS encoding DNA polymerase III epsilon subunit codes for the protein MCPMKNFAALDFETANGKRSSVCSVGVVVVREGVVCDSYYSLIRPQPNYYAQFCVDVHGLVFSDTEHERPFNEVWAEVAPLIEGLPLVAHNSPFDQGCLKAVFELYGMPYPNYTFHCTCRAARRAFPNLANHRLHTVSAHCGFDLTCHHHALADAQACAAIAMAIL
- a CDS encoding NAD(FAD)-utilizing dehydrogenase (sll0175 homolog), whose translation is MQIELKITPEQASSPRAMAQAAARAAGVSESELSYCRIIRKSIDARKRGEVIFNVLVEIGIDNEQPEQIAPIEYANVENATEIVVVGAGPAGLFAALELIEMGYRPIVVERGKDVSARKLSIAAINRGEAIDPDSNYCFGEGGAGTYSDGKLYTRSRKRGSNRKILEIFHTHGAHEGILYESHPHIGTDCLPKIIENIRKTITTHGGVVLFGTRVEDIIIEENRARGVIDAQGNRIEGAAVILATGHSARDVYELLHRKGVLVEAKPFAMGVRVEHQQSLIDKIQYKQERGEYLPAASYQLVAQVNGRGVYSFCMCPGGFIVPSATSQGECVVNGMSPRGRNNIFANSGIVTEIREEDYRDFIPHFGVLAGLKFQQQLEMMGFAQGGGAGQKAPAQLLTDFVLGQKSHETLPTSYHPGVVVSDMDKWLPKFMAKALKGGFREFDKKMHGFITEEAQVVGIESRTSSPVRIPRDRESFEHPVVKGLYPCGEGAGYAGGIVSAAVDGMVVARAVAGGQK
- a CDS encoding Thiamin biosynthesis lipoprotein ApbE — translated: MKKLLIFSLLALLACAKKESPSRYVTIDGFAEGTTYHIVYRDSVERDLQPDITDFFERFENSLSIYNPASLISQINEGEDVELDDWFLECFNISTQINGATHGLFEPTLRPLIAAYGFGGKGAARVVTQEQIDSALALVGLAKVRIEHRRIVRDDERIELDFNAIAKGYSVDLLGELLEEKGIRDYLVEVGGEIVCRGKNANGGDWTVSIDSPKEGNYSPGADTQAIISFTNKGLATSGNYRKFAVDDAGNKVVHTIDPRTGKSAQSNLLSATIIAPTCAIADGYATACMVAGLEGAKQMIESDATLEALFIYAEGELMKVYATQGMMPMIRQTK
- a CDS encoding N-acetylglucosamine related transporter NagX is translated as MQRLRSLDLLRGFDLFMLVAFCPLLMKFPPQAEWLVAIKSQFTHCSWEGFTAWDLVMPLFMFMSGVTIPFALTKYKNQAKGVFAWRIAKRVALLWVFGMVVQGNLLSLDPSQWKLFSNTLQAIAVGYAFSAIFFLNFSARTNYLIAASLLLLYWALMALGGDYSQAGNYAESVDRAVLGGFRDGAQWTEDGGVEFSPWYFYTWIISSLTFVVTVMSGMLAGDFLKNSAASGNGKAARLALAGVAAVAAGWIWGLWLPVIKPIWTSSMVMVSSGYSLLLLALFYWLADVKGWYKWIDWLRIYGTNSILAYVVSQLGLFRGTARVLLHGLEQYTGDYYPFILELGSVSIVFALLYIMFKNSKFLRV
- a CDS encoding Thiamin-phosphate pyrophosphorylase — its product is MLYVIITKAVLSYTEIAQICVRQGIGYLQLREKHLSDRELIVAAMEIRRVTRNTATRFVVNDRADIAAVVGADMLHLGQEDMPIELARQIVGDMPIGLSTHSLEQAQAALAHRPAYIGFGPIFPTTTKEKPDPTVGLDSLRRVVELSPVPVVAIGGIFPHNINEVLDAGAKSVCLVRHLMESEKTEERIKEILLTLRKSGG
- a CDS encoding Thiazole biosynthetic enzyme Thi4 / Ribose 1,5-bisphosphate or 5-ribose-1,2-cyclic phosphate dehydrogenase, whose product is MEKIVSAGIVESYFDKLRRNLVLDVAIVGGGPSGLVAAYYLAKAGRRVALFERKLAPGGGMWGGAMMFNDIVVQSDALPILEELGVSYRHYRGDAYLVDSVHATAALIYAATRAGATIFNCYSVEDVVFKDERVAGLVVNWAPVIREGMHVDPLVIMATAVLEGTGHDCAIARLVARKNGVRLNTPTGEVIGERSLSIEEAERTTVENTKEIYPGLFVSGMAANGVSGSFRMGPIFGGMLLSGKKAAQMICDSL